The Flavobacterium piscisymbiosum genome includes a region encoding these proteins:
- a CDS encoding ribonucleotide-diphosphate reductase subunit beta yields the protein MSIFDKRINYKPFEYPEVLQFTEAINKAYWVHTEVDFTADTQDFHSHLNAAEKTAIKNSLLAIAQIEVAVKSFWGNIYEHFPKPEFNGLGSTFAECEFRHSEAYSRLLEVLGYNDEFEKLMEIPVIRKRVDYLSNVLKDTKSQDNKKYVVSLILFSILIENVSLFSQFAILLSFTRFKGYMKNVSNIIAWTSIDEQIHANGGIYIVNKIREEFPDYFDEETLTLIRETVKDSINVEADILDWIFEDGEIETIKKADLVNFMKFRLDESLTQINIPTIFNVPAEDYKAMAWFEEEVFANSLDDFFAKRPVEYTKHDKSITANDLF from the coding sequence ATGTCTATTTTCGATAAAAGAATCAATTATAAACCTTTTGAGTATCCAGAGGTATTGCAATTTACAGAAGCTATAAATAAAGCGTATTGGGTTCATACCGAAGTCGATTTTACTGCTGATACTCAGGATTTTCATTCGCATTTGAATGCAGCCGAAAAAACAGCCATTAAAAACAGTTTATTGGCTATTGCACAAATAGAAGTAGCTGTAAAAAGTTTTTGGGGTAACATTTACGAGCATTTCCCAAAACCGGAATTCAACGGATTAGGAAGTACGTTTGCCGAATGTGAGTTCAGGCATTCTGAGGCTTATTCGCGTCTTTTGGAAGTTTTAGGTTATAATGATGAATTCGAAAAACTGATGGAAATTCCAGTAATCCGCAAACGTGTCGATTATCTTTCGAATGTATTAAAAGATACCAAATCTCAGGACAATAAAAAGTATGTGGTTTCATTGATATTGTTTAGTATTCTGATCGAAAATGTATCACTTTTTAGTCAGTTTGCGATTTTATTATCGTTTACAAGGTTTAAAGGATATATGAAAAATGTGAGCAACATTATCGCATGGACTTCTATAGACGAACAAATTCATGCCAATGGCGGAATTTATATTGTAAACAAAATACGCGAGGAATTCCCGGATTATTTCGACGAAGAAACTTTAACGCTTATTAGAGAAACAGTTAAGGATTCGATCAACGTAGAAGCAGATATATTAGACTGGATTTTTGAAGATGGTGAAATCGAAACAATCAAAAAAGCAGATTTGGTAAACTTCATGAAATTTAGATTAGACGAGAGTCTGACTCAAATCAATATTCCAACAATATTCAATGTTCCTGCCGAGGATTATAAAGCCATGGCATGGTTCGAAGAAGAAGTTTTTGCTAACAGTCTGGATGATTTCTTTGCGAAAAGACCGGTAGAATATACCAAACACGACAAAAGTATTACGGCAAACGACCTTTTCTAA
- a CDS encoding ribonucleoside-diphosphate reductase subunit alpha translates to MNTIDTISGNSAPLSEADNKMWWKNSESEQILNRGYLLKGETVEGAIDRICTAAAKRLYKPELKESFVEMIERGWMSISSPVWANMGTERGLPISCFNVHVPDEIEGITHKLGEVIMQTKIGGGTSGYFGELRERGSAVTDNGKSSGAVSFMKLFDTTMDTISQGGVRRGAFAAYLDVDHPDIEEFLKIKSIGNPIQNLFTGICVPDYWMQEMIDGDADKRQVWAKVLESRQQKGLPYIFFSDNVNKNKPQVYKDKNLRINASNLCSEIMLPSSFDESFICCLSSMNLELYEEWKDTEAVKLAIFFLDAVLQEFIEKTEGNYYLAAANRFAKRHRALGLGVLGWHSYLQKNMIPFEGLEAKMKTTEIFKHISDKADKATQDLARIYGEPELLKGYGRRNTTTMAIAPTTSSSAILGQTSPGIEPFSSNYYKAGLSKGNFMRKNKYLKTLLEEKGLDNEEVWREIMLNGGSVQHMSQLSQLEKDVFKTFKEISQLEIVQQASIRQKYVDQGQSINLNIPSDLPIKEVNRLLIEAWQLGIKSLYYQRSQSVSKELVTSLVTCSSCES, encoded by the coding sequence ATGAATACAATAGATACAATCTCAGGAAACAGCGCTCCGCTAAGCGAAGCAGACAATAAAATGTGGTGGAAAAACTCTGAAAGTGAGCAAATTTTAAATCGTGGATATCTTTTAAAAGGTGAAACTGTAGAAGGTGCAATTGACAGAATTTGTACCGCTGCAGCAAAAAGATTGTACAAACCCGAGTTAAAAGAGTCTTTTGTAGAAATGATCGAACGCGGCTGGATGAGTATTAGTTCACCGGTTTGGGCCAATATGGGAACAGAACGCGGTTTGCCAATTTCTTGTTTTAATGTTCACGTTCCCGATGAAATCGAAGGAATTACACATAAATTAGGTGAAGTAATCATGCAAACCAAAATTGGCGGAGGAACATCCGGATATTTTGGAGAATTACGTGAGAGAGGAAGCGCCGTAACCGATAACGGAAAGAGTAGTGGAGCGGTAAGTTTCATGAAACTTTTTGATACGACAATGGATACCATTTCGCAAGGTGGCGTTCGTAGAGGTGCTTTTGCAGCATATTTAGATGTAGATCACCCGGATATCGAAGAGTTTTTGAAAATCAAAAGTATCGGAAATCCAATCCAGAACTTGTTTACCGGAATTTGCGTGCCCGATTACTGGATGCAGGAAATGATTGATGGTGATGCAGATAAAAGACAAGTTTGGGCTAAAGTTCTCGAAAGCCGTCAGCAAAAAGGATTGCCTTATATCTTTTTTAGCGACAACGTAAACAAAAACAAACCACAAGTTTATAAAGATAAAAACCTGCGTATAAACGCGAGTAATTTGTGTAGCGAAATCATGTTGCCGTCAAGTTTTGATGAATCGTTTATTTGCTGTCTTTCGTCAATGAATCTGGAACTTTATGAAGAATGGAAAGATACTGAAGCTGTAAAACTGGCGATCTTTTTCCTTGATGCTGTTTTACAGGAATTCATCGAAAAAACCGAAGGAAACTATTATCTGGCAGCAGCGAATCGTTTTGCAAAAAGACACCGCGCATTGGGATTAGGAGTTTTAGGATGGCATTCGTATTTGCAAAAAAATATGATTCCGTTTGAAGGTCTTGAAGCCAAAATGAAAACCACAGAAATTTTCAAACATATCAGTGACAAAGCCGATAAAGCGACTCAGGATTTAGCTAGAATTTACGGTGAACCTGAATTGCTAAAAGGATACGGAAGACGTAATACCACTACAATGGCAATTGCGCCAACCACTTCATCATCGGCTATTTTAGGACAAACTTCGCCAGGAATTGAGCCTTTTAGCAGCAATTACTATAAAGCTGGCTTGAGCAAAGGTAATTTTATGCGTAAGAATAAATACCTAAAAACATTATTAGAAGAAAAAGGTCTTGATAACGAAGAAGTTTGGAGAGAAATCATGCTAAATGGCGGAAGCGTTCAGCACATGAGTCAGTTGAGTCAATTAGAGAAAGATGTCTTTAAAACCTTTAAAGAAATCAGTCAGTTAGAGATTGTACAACAAGCCTCTATCCGTCAGAAATATGTAGATCAGGGGCAAAGCATCAACTTGAATATCCCTTCGGATTTGCCAATTAAAGAGGTAAACCGTTTGCTGATCGAAGCATGGCAATTAGGAATCAAAAGTTTGTATTACCAACGCAGCCAAAGTGTATCTAAAGAATTAGTTACGAGTTTGGTAACGTGTAGTAGTTGCGAATCATAA
- a CDS encoding DUF4625 domain-containing protein yields MKKAKLFLLFFVIAAGFMACNNDNDDNNEVLKPTATNVEIGTGNNKKALIGRDFHFNADVLAGDKIADVQIKILPKKGETYTKDWKFELSFAEYKGAKNTNVHKHFNIPADAPEGKFDFSFIVLDENGSQLEIKEEVTITDPANMPADPLIGRDMLSRNDDLIYYMETWVEPELIFKKNDKITAHAQVSQIMGDGILYSVLIKKSLNYHPESIDNLDFKKVIVISKVEHKGLAPASKIATLQKINDAWGGESIVVGADKDAEGNPTTADKSWQSGQYNWVILYKNTSYNLSVYKSMPVTINF; encoded by the coding sequence ATGAAAAAAGCAAAATTATTTCTGCTGTTTTTTGTTATCGCCGCCGGATTTATGGCCTGTAACAACGACAATGACGACAACAACGAAGTTTTGAAACCAACAGCCACCAATGTTGAAATTGGAACTGGCAATAACAAAAAAGCCTTAATTGGACGTGATTTCCATTTTAATGCTGATGTACTTGCCGGAGACAAAATCGCCGATGTCCAAATTAAAATACTTCCAAAAAAAGGAGAAACGTATACCAAAGACTGGAAGTTCGAATTGTCTTTTGCAGAATACAAAGGCGCTAAAAATACCAATGTGCACAAACATTTCAATATTCCTGCAGACGCTCCCGAAGGTAAATTCGATTTCTCGTTTATTGTTCTGGACGAAAACGGATCGCAACTCGAAATCAAAGAAGAAGTTACCATTACAGATCCAGCCAATATGCCTGCTGATCCGCTAATTGGCCGTGATATGCTTTCCCGAAATGACGATCTTATTTATTATATGGAAACCTGGGTAGAACCGGAATTGATCTTCAAAAAGAACGATAAGATTACGGCACATGCACAAGTAAGCCAGATTATGGGCGACGGAATATTATATTCGGTTTTGATCAAAAAGAGCCTGAATTACCATCCTGAAAGTATTGATAATCTTGATTTCAAAAAAGTTATAGTAATCTCAAAAGTAGAACACAAAGGTCTTGCTCCGGCTTCAAAAATTGCTACACTGCAAAAGATCAATGATGCTTGGGGCGGCGAAAGTATCGTTGTTGGCGCTGATAAAGATGCCGAAGGAAACCCAACAACAGCAGACAAATCATGGCAATCCGGGCAATACAATTGGGTTATTCTTTACAAAAACACCTCTTATAATTTGAGTGTTTACAAATCAATGCCTGTTACCATCAATTTTTAA
- a CDS encoding TonB-dependent receptor — MNENKPNRLRTFFLMLCCFAIVAKATAQSVRVSGSVFSDGHKSLDGAIVTIYPSAISTITDQQGNFYFPQIPKNSNKLTVSHSGYSFYEMKLSLDKNSNTILAILLKLEAKQLQEVVITDQSRRKKQESLNIETVNSSFIQRNLGGSLMQSLQRLPGVKTISIGSGGSKPLIRGLSFNQVIVVENGIKHEGQQWGADHGLEIDQYAVNRVEIIKGPSSFMYGSDAIGGAINIKPVPFPAQHVLGGSVDFTGKSNNEQFGGSFNLFGRNEKWFFDTRITTMDYGDYRVPTDIVQVYNYAVPLYKNHLRNTAGREMDVHGSVGYVSDRFKSIFYVSNIYTKSGFFANAHGLEPRNVDTELHDKSSRDILMPFQEVTHTKISNTTSFSIGTHKLETQLGFQQNFRREWSHYVNHGYMPPIYPDDMYAPKDLERQYDKEVFSVAIKDELSLGRHEFTVGLNGEQQQNEINGWSFLIPAFKQSTAGLFVYDKFQLNDLWLVHGAIRLDHGQIEMKPYTDWFQSEVTENGQTTQQYLERSQELTRTFNSFNWSAGVNYTPGQWSLKANVGTSFRMPIAKELASNGVNYHYFRFEKGDPNLSAEHSYQLDLGMEWQENKWSVQLSPFFNYFPNYIYLNPTSQHDIYYGAGNQVFEYEQSKVMRYGGELQTRYQFLKNLSGEILAEYLYSEQLSGSKKGYTLPFSPPASVLFGMTYNPEIKNLKDTYFSLDYRYTAQQNQIVPPERKTAASNVFNLAMGTKAKAGQQDFIISIQVQNLFNTKYLNHTSFYRLIELPEASRNIILSVKIPFLIHKSI; from the coding sequence ATGAACGAAAATAAACCGAATCGATTACGGACATTTTTCCTGATGCTTTGTTGCTTTGCTATAGTTGCAAAAGCTACAGCGCAATCTGTTCGAGTATCCGGCAGCGTATTTTCCGACGGACATAAATCGTTGGATGGCGCTATCGTAACGATTTATCCTTCTGCTATAAGTACTATTACAGACCAACAGGGAAATTTTTACTTTCCTCAAATCCCTAAAAATTCTAACAAATTAACAGTGAGTCATTCTGGTTATTCTTTTTATGAAATGAAACTTTCTTTGGATAAAAATTCAAATACAATACTTGCAATTTTGTTAAAACTCGAAGCAAAACAATTGCAGGAAGTTGTGATTACTGATCAGTCCCGTCGAAAAAAACAGGAATCCCTGAATATCGAAACCGTCAACAGTAGTTTTATACAACGCAATCTTGGCGGAAGCCTGATGCAATCATTGCAAAGACTTCCGGGGGTTAAAACCATTTCCATTGGTTCCGGAGGTTCAAAACCTTTAATACGCGGACTCAGTTTTAATCAGGTAATTGTGGTCGAGAATGGTATCAAACACGAAGGCCAGCAATGGGGCGCCGATCATGGTTTAGAAATCGATCAATATGCCGTTAATCGGGTTGAAATTATCAAAGGACCATCTTCGTTCATGTACGGATCTGATGCTATTGGCGGAGCCATCAATATAAAACCTGTGCCCTTTCCTGCCCAGCATGTTTTGGGCGGAAGCGTTGATTTTACAGGCAAAAGCAATAACGAACAATTTGGAGGATCGTTTAATTTATTTGGTCGAAATGAAAAATGGTTTTTCGATACCAGAATAACCACTATGGATTATGGCGATTACCGCGTACCAACTGATATAGTCCAGGTTTATAACTATGCGGTTCCGCTTTACAAAAACCATTTGCGCAATACAGCAGGTCGTGAAATGGATGTACACGGAAGTGTGGGCTATGTTTCTGATCGCTTTAAATCTATTTTTTACGTAAGTAATATTTACACCAAAAGTGGCTTTTTTGCCAATGCCCACGGGCTAGAACCGCGAAATGTTGATACGGAACTTCATGACAAATCGAGCCGTGATATTCTGATGCCTTTTCAGGAAGTAACGCATACTAAAATTAGTAATACAACTTCGTTTTCGATAGGAACTCACAAACTCGAAACACAATTAGGATTTCAGCAGAATTTCCGTCGCGAATGGAGCCATTATGTCAATCATGGATATATGCCGCCTATTTATCCTGACGATATGTACGCGCCAAAAGACCTGGAAAGACAATATGATAAAGAAGTTTTTTCAGTTGCGATTAAGGATGAGTTATCGTTAGGCAGACATGAATTTACAGTAGGTTTAAATGGCGAGCAGCAGCAAAATGAGATTAACGGCTGGAGTTTTCTGATTCCTGCCTTTAAGCAATCGACTGCAGGATTATTTGTTTATGATAAATTTCAGCTCAATGATTTGTGGCTGGTTCACGGTGCCATTCGTCTGGATCATGGTCAAATCGAAATGAAACCATACACCGATTGGTTTCAAAGCGAAGTCACCGAAAACGGTCAGACTACGCAGCAATATTTAGAACGTTCTCAAGAACTTACCCGAACTTTCAATAGTTTCAACTGGTCGGCAGGCGTGAATTATACGCCGGGGCAATGGTCGCTTAAAGCCAATGTGGGAACAAGTTTCAGAATGCCAATTGCCAAAGAATTGGCTTCAAACGGTGTAAATTATCATTATTTCAGGTTCGAAAAAGGTGATCCTAATTTATCGGCAGAACATTCGTATCAGCTAGATCTTGGTATGGAATGGCAGGAAAACAAATGGTCGGTGCAACTGAGTCCGTTTTTTAATTATTTCCCCAATTACATTTACCTGAATCCTACTTCGCAACATGATATTTATTACGGAGCAGGCAATCAGGTATTTGAATATGAGCAAAGCAAAGTCATGCGTTACGGCGGTGAATTGCAGACGCGTTATCAGTTCCTGAAAAATTTAAGCGGAGAAATTCTGGCCGAATATCTTTACTCGGAACAATTATCCGGGAGCAAAAAAGGATATACACTTCCCTTTTCTCCGCCCGCTTCGGTTTTATTTGGGATGACGTACAATCCGGAAATCAAAAATTTAAAAGACACTTATTTTTCCCTTGATTATCGGTATACGGCGCAACAAAATCAAATCGTTCCACCCGAAAGAAAAACTGCAGCCAGCAACGTCTTCAATCTCGCGATGGGAACCAAGGCAAAAGCAGGACAACAGGATTTTATTATTAGTATTCAGGTTCAGAATTTATTCAATACAAAATACCTCAATCATACCAGTTTTTACAGGTTGATCGAACTTCCCGAAGCCAGCAGAAACATCATTCTATCGGTTAAAATTCCTTTTTTAATACATAAATCAATTTAA
- a CDS encoding DUF4625 domain-containing protein: MKQTKTLVCVLLAVFALTSCSSDNNEIDTEYPVIDNSASNAFPVQCSEITRGQKITFKAKFTDNAALGSYSLDIHHNFDHHTHSTEVNNCTAEPIKKPVNPMLYINSVTIPNEQKSYEAVQEITIPTDIDPGDYHFMIRLTDKEGWQTIKGLSIKIL, translated from the coding sequence ATGAAGCAAACTAAAACTCTCGTCTGCGTATTATTAGCTGTTTTCGCTCTCACATCCTGTAGCAGTGACAACAACGAAATTGACACCGAATATCCTGTAATCGATAATTCGGCTTCGAATGCATTCCCTGTACAATGCAGCGAAATAACCCGCGGTCAAAAAATCACATTCAAGGCAAAATTTACAGATAATGCTGCTTTGGGATCTTACAGCCTTGATATTCATCACAATTTTGATCATCACACGCACAGTACTGAAGTCAATAATTGTACTGCTGAACCTATCAAAAAACCTGTGAATCCAATGTTGTACATCAATTCGGTTACAATTCCAAACGAACAAAAAAGTTACGAAGCTGTTCAGGAAATCACGATCCCAACCGATATCGATCCGGGCGATTATCATTTCATGATTCGCTTGACCGATAAAGAAGGCTGGCAAACTATTAAAGGCCTAAGTATTAAAATTTTATAA
- a CDS encoding Crp/Fnr family transcriptional regulator, whose product MIYEQLGDYIKNRIEVSDENLNTILSYFKPLKQSKNELLLSAGQTSQHTYFVGKGCLRLYFINEEGKDVTRYIAFENQIATALVSFITKLPSLEYIQVIEKSELLYISHEDFNHLLKTAPEWMQFYCSYLEKAYVNNTNRLMSFTTMDALERYQWLLKINPTIVKRLPNKIVASYINVSQETLSRLKSKF is encoded by the coding sequence ATGATATACGAGCAACTTGGTGATTATATAAAAAATCGTATTGAGGTTTCTGATGAAAACCTTAATACGATTTTATCTTATTTCAAACCTTTAAAACAAAGCAAAAATGAACTTCTGCTTTCGGCGGGGCAAACCAGTCAACATACGTATTTTGTGGGCAAAGGTTGTTTGAGGCTTTATTTTATCAATGAAGAAGGAAAAGATGTTACCCGATATATTGCTTTCGAAAATCAAATTGCTACAGCATTGGTCAGCTTTATTACCAAATTACCTTCTCTAGAATATATTCAGGTAATCGAAAAATCGGAACTTTTGTATATCAGCCATGAAGATTTTAATCATCTCCTCAAAACCGCTCCGGAATGGATGCAATTCTATTGTTCGTATTTAGAAAAAGCCTACGTAAATAATACCAACAGATTGATGTCGTTTACCACCATGGATGCTTTAGAGCGCTATCAATGGCTGCTAAAAATAAACCCAACGATCGTAAAACGTTTGCCCAACAAAATCGTCGCCTCATACATCAATGTCTCCCAGGAAACCCTAAGCAGACTGAAATCTAAGTTTTGA
- the ribB gene encoding 3,4-dihydroxy-2-butanone-4-phosphate synthase translates to MISTLTYPLEKFGLTSVQRVENALQHLQNGKGILLTDDEDRENEGDLIFSAQHISVQNMAMMIRECSGIVCLCLPNEKADQLELPYMVQENTSSFQTPFTITIEAKKGVTTGVSAADRVTTIKAASAVNAKASDLARPGHIFPLRAKNNGVLERNGHTEGSVDLMKLAGLRPEAVLCELMNEDGSMAKLGKIISFAEEHDFVVLSIEDIIYYRKFVRDYK, encoded by the coding sequence ATGATCAGCACACTAACATATCCTTTAGAAAAATTTGGTTTAACGAGCGTACAACGCGTAGAAAACGCATTACAACATTTACAAAACGGAAAAGGAATTTTATTAACCGATGACGAAGACCGCGAAAACGAAGGTGATTTGATTTTTTCGGCACAACATATAAGCGTTCAAAACATGGCGATGATGATTCGTGAATGCAGCGGAATCGTTTGTCTTTGCTTGCCTAACGAAAAAGCAGATCAACTCGAATTGCCTTATATGGTTCAGGAAAATACAAGCAGTTTTCAGACTCCGTTTACGATCACTATCGAAGCAAAAAAAGGTGTAACCACAGGAGTTTCGGCAGCAGATCGCGTTACTACAATTAAAGCTGCAAGTGCTGTAAATGCAAAAGCCTCTGACTTAGCCAGACCCGGACATATTTTCCCGTTAAGAGCCAAAAACAACGGCGTTCTCGAACGAAACGGACATACAGAAGGCAGCGTAGATTTGATGAAATTAGCGGGTTTACGACCAGAAGCTGTTTTATGCGAATTAATGAATGAAGATGGCAGTATGGCTAAACTCGGCAAAATCATTAGCTTTGCAGAAGAACACGATTTTGTAGTATTATCTATTGAGGATATCATTTATTACCGCAAATTTGTGAGAGATTATAAGTAA
- a CDS encoding TetR/AcrR family transcriptional regulator, translating into MLTKAEKTKQFILETAVPLYNEKGISGVNIDDVLEATKLTKGCLYGHFENKEDLSEQVIDLSLKMVSDKIRAAVYSGKTIKGKIFAFLDFYKNPIETYISGGCPIFNTAVEADDNYPFIKEKVAKVFKNGQQELSALLQEGINNGEFSTTLDPVVFAFKLVASVEGGIVMCRVMNTAKPMQGLIKNLKAELEGYTI; encoded by the coding sequence ATGCTTACAAAGGCCGAAAAAACAAAACAATTTATACTGGAAACTGCAGTACCTCTTTATAATGAAAAAGGTATTTCGGGAGTCAATATTGATGATGTTCTTGAAGCTACAAAGCTTACGAAAGGATGTCTTTACGGCCATTTTGAAAATAAAGAAGATTTGTCTGAACAAGTAATCGATCTGTCACTTAAGATGGTTTCAGACAAAATCAGAGCCGCAGTTTATTCCGGAAAAACAATTAAAGGTAAAATATTTGCTTTTTTGGATTTTTATAAGAATCCAATTGAGACCTATATTTCCGGCGGATGCCCAATATTCAATACAGCTGTAGAAGCAGATGATAATTATCCTTTTATAAAAGAAAAAGTGGCTAAAGTTTTTAAAAACGGTCAGCAGGAATTAAGTGCTTTACTTCAGGAAGGAATCAATAATGGGGAGTTTTCTACTACGCTCGATCCTGTGGTTTTTGCTTTCAAATTAGTAGCTTCTGTAGAGGGAGGAATCGTAATGTGCAGAGTTATGAATACGGCAAAACCAATGCAAGGCCTGATTAAAAATCTAAAAGCTGAGTTAGAAGGATACACGATCTAA
- a CDS encoding SDR family oxidoreductase gives MKTTGNTVFISGGSAGIGLAIAKRLNAAGNKVIINGRNKERLENALKQLDTATAIQGDLSIEADRIRIAKQLKETYPEVNIIINNAGAAFSYLLNETLNAHEKAAIEMNTNYLSVIHFTELLLPHLIQKEEAAVVNISSIAVFGSHKLVPTYGATKAALHSYTVALRYTYEEEKNLQIYEVYPPLVNTEFSAEIGGADGIPPKEVADELFLALENNQFDVPVGDSKQFFK, from the coding sequence ATGAAAACAACAGGAAATACAGTATTCATAAGTGGAGGAAGTGCCGGAATAGGTTTGGCAATTGCTAAAAGACTGAATGCTGCAGGCAATAAAGTAATTATAAACGGGCGTAATAAAGAACGCCTTGAAAATGCATTAAAACAACTGGATACTGCAACTGCCATACAAGGTGATTTGTCGATAGAGGCAGACAGAATTCGTATTGCAAAGCAATTAAAGGAAACTTATCCAGAGGTTAATATCATCATTAACAATGCCGGTGCCGCTTTTAGTTATCTCTTAAATGAAACTTTGAATGCTCATGAAAAAGCAGCTATCGAGATGAATACGAACTATTTGAGTGTGATTCATTTTACAGAACTTTTACTACCTCATTTAATACAAAAGGAAGAAGCTGCTGTTGTAAATATTTCCTCAATCGCTGTTTTTGGCAGTCATAAATTAGTACCAACTTATGGTGCGACCAAAGCGGCATTGCACAGTTATACAGTTGCATTGCGATATACTTATGAAGAAGAGAAAAACCTTCAAATTTATGAGGTATATCCGCCATTGGTAAATACGGAGTTCTCGGCAGAAATTGGTGGTGCAGACGGAATCCCTCCAAAAGAAGTTGCTGATGAATTGTTCTTGGCTTTAGAAAATAATCAATTTGATGTTCCGGTTGGTGATTCAAAGCAATTTTTTAAATAA
- a CDS encoding SDR family oxidoreductase produces the protein MNIKGKTILITGGASGIGLESAKQFLAEGANVIITGRNQSKLDAAKKMLPTLTTIKSDVENEGDAVALFEKVSSLGGIDILYNNAGVGSPALNMGIASDQILKNAIYEMNINYFGVIRLNTLFIDMLKSRKESAIINTTSILSMVPALEEPTYSATKAALSFYTRVLRKNLEILNSNVKVFELLPPVVATEMTAKRNDKKMTPEQLVKALISGIKKDQFTIRVGDTKLLYVVSRFFPQLAFNLVNPKKIYAGLRQ, from the coding sequence ATGAATATAAAAGGAAAAACGATATTAATTACCGGAGGAGCTTCGGGAATTGGTTTAGAATCTGCAAAACAGTTTTTAGCCGAAGGTGCCAATGTTATTATCACAGGTAGAAATCAGTCCAAATTAGATGCAGCAAAAAAAATGCTCCCAACATTAACAACTATAAAAAGCGATGTTGAAAATGAGGGTGATGCAGTGGCACTTTTTGAGAAAGTATCTTCATTGGGCGGAATAGACATTTTGTATAATAATGCAGGTGTTGGCAGTCCGGCACTTAATATGGGAATTGCAAGTGATCAAATCCTGAAGAATGCTATTTACGAAATGAATATCAATTATTTTGGTGTTATACGATTGAATACTCTTTTTATAGACATGCTGAAATCACGAAAAGAAAGCGCTATTATAAATACAACGTCGATTTTGAGTATGGTACCCGCGCTTGAAGAACCAACTTATTCAGCGACTAAAGCTGCATTAAGTTTTTATACGAGAGTACTTAGAAAAAATCTGGAGATACTAAACAGTAACGTAAAAGTTTTCGAACTTTTGCCTCCGGTTGTAGCAACAGAAATGACTGCCAAAAGAAACGATAAAAAAATGACTCCGGAACAATTGGTAAAAGCTCTTATTTCGGGAATCAAAAAAGATCAGTTTACGATTCGGGTTGGAGATACAAAATTGTTATATGTCGTTAGCAGGTTTTTTCCTCAATTGGCTTTTAATTTGGTCAATCCTAAAAAAATATATGCAGGTTTAAGGCAATAA